One part of the Vicia villosa cultivar HV-30 ecotype Madison, WI linkage group LG6, Vvil1.0, whole genome shotgun sequence genome encodes these proteins:
- the LOC131611676 gene encoding FBD-associated F-box protein At5g22730-like translates to MEMEDEKEDMISTLPDEILSHILSFLPTEVAFTTSLLSKRWKPIWLLVPNLNFDDQRFMNRGKPYFRFMDMIYYVICAKIKHRKLIKRFDLKCHENPVNESLETAVLKWLIIADKYGMEHLEFQGSDRLNFYNFIFAFSNLIVLKLKTVRVNYFLPVDFPSLKTLHLNDVFIAEHWYLCELVNSCPILEDFEAKDISVRYWLQEYNGKFKRLTNLVRADISNLNSCDVPIGAFSNVEFLRIEEMYGHVPVFPNLTHVELVFQRNVDWCWVLGVLEKFPKLQTLVLEMPQLLTSVKSFISIPSISPECLSSQFKECNITNYRGQEYELQFARYIMLNSTHLRRMTICSSSSMNCEEKLAMQMELLSFPKSSALCQIYFK, encoded by the exons ATGGAAATGGAAGATGAAAAGGAAGACATGATAAGCACGTTGCCGGATGAAATCCTCAGTCACATTCTCTCTTTTCTTCCAACCGAAGTTGCTTTTACCACATCTCTTCTTTCTAAAAGGTGGAAGCCAATTTGGCTCTTAGTCCCCAATCTCAACTTCGATGACCAGAGATTTATGAACAGAGGAAAACCTTATTTCCGCTTCATGGATATGATATACTATGTTATTTGTGCAAAAATTAAGCACCGCAAACTCATCAAAAGATTTGACCTAAAATGTCATGAAAATCCTGTCAATGAGTCATTGGAAACCGCTGTTCTGAAGTGGTTAATAATCGCAGACAAATATGGAATGGAGCACCTTGAATTCCAAGGGTCTGATAGGTTgaatttttacaattttatttttgcttttagtAATCTCATCGTTCTCAAGTTGAAAACGGTACGTGTGAATTATTTTTTACCGGTTGACTTTCCTTCGCTTAAAACCTTACATCTGAATGATGTTTTTATTGCCGAACACTGGTATCTTTGTGAACTGGTTAATTCTTGTCCAATTCTTGAAGATTTTGAAGCTAAAGATATATCTGTGAGGTATTGGTTACAGGAGTATAATGGAAAGTTTAAAAGGTTAACCAATTTGGTTAGGGCAGATATATCTAACTTGAATAGCTGTGATGTTCCTATTGGAGCCTTTTCTAATGTTGAATTTCTCCGGATAGAAGAG ATGTATGGCCATGTTCCTGTGTTTCCGAATCTAACTCATGTGGAGCTTGTCTTCCAAAGAAATGTTGATTGGTGTTGGGTATTAGGGGTGCTGGAGAAATTCCCCAAGCTTCAAACTCTTGTCCTTGAAATGCCTCAACTTTTAACATCGGTTAAATCTTTTATCTCAATCCCAAGTATTTCTCCCGAATGCCTCTCTTCACAGTTCAAAGAATGCAACATTACAAATTATAGAGGACAGGAATATGAGCTACAATTCGCACGATACATCATGCTGAATTCAACACACTTACGGAGAATGACAATATGCAGTTCGTCTTCCATGAATTGCGAAGAGAAGCTTGCGATGCAAATGGAATTGCTGTCCTTCCCAAAGAGCTCTGCCTTGTGCCAGATTTATTTTAAATGA